The Cydia splendana chromosome 8, ilCydSple1.2, whole genome shotgun sequence genome contains a region encoding:
- the LOC134792694 gene encoding protein downstream neighbor of son homolog: MNPPPSPWKRPSEVMQLHKLKKRKLALQERMKHPSVSSNEESSSQETSALDFSRLLDGDKRKNPFSKSNPQQTKKAKTDFAELDESNDKTLFALLKLPAKVEKPPQELDTNKLTTFSNLLQKFTAEHSVEPDVAVKKCKHLPIDWALKSKLRLMSPKPFAWTAKLKASEEASGITGFVRCLDTTTSSTLDTSPRARFHQTCLYWQHPQLPWLELFPRSSGRVSATSFLAGNEEVKLALHTEWTESFRSLFQLLRARHCPYFYVCANTFTCLFRAAGLCGVSEPCALISPTTRGFRQTLRQEDVEFTMPLRPDKKRLNTSDEDRPKNSSFDSCYETMDDTNVKQEVQEEGSGDEDPDAFLSQLGLETAMLNRINNQQARIVHTAESSVDSAAESLVFARGADAQALFNFLLNCKSIIAATGPLAGVPPTLLAPTAFHGGTLQSLNVRESVLHSDNKKYFSIELRGPILPTTVHSLFDVLKYSGAQFSATFAHHSPTVAFSWAAKGIAQDESSKENEPNHFAKAFNKENLSDCGISEEMLQHFCSSDPSMVKPLDSVKYNAEDNTYTW, encoded by the exons ATGAACCCGCCTCCATCGCCATGGAAAAGGCCCAGCGAAGTTATGCAGCTGCACAAGCTGAAAAAACGAAAACTAGCTTTACAG GAACGCATGAAACACCCTTCAGTATCATCTAATGAGGAATCCAGTAGTCAAGAAACCAGTGCCTTAGATTTTTCTAGGCTCCTAGACGGAGACAAAAGAAAAAACCCATTTTCAAA GTCAAATCCTCAGCAAACTAAAAAGGCAAAAACTGACTTTGCAGAACTAGATGAATCAAATGACAAAACGCTGTTTGCTCTTTTAAAGCTACCTGCAAAGGTAGAGAAGCCTCCACAGGAATTGGACACTAACAAACTAACTACATTCTCAAATCTATTGCAAAAGTTCACTGCGGAACATTCTGTAGAACCG GATGTAGCTGTAAAGAAGTGCAAGCACCTGCCAATAGACTGGGCGCTCAAGTCAAAACTTAGGTTAATGTCACCAAAGCCATTTGCATGGACTGCAAAACTAAAAGCCAGTGAAGAGGCGTCCGGGATTACAGG GTTCGTCCGCTGCCTCGACACAACCACCTCATCTACTCTAGACACCTCACCGCGGGCGCGCTTCCACCAGACATGCCTCTACTGGCAACACCCCCAACTCCCATGGCTAGAGTTGTTCCCCCGATCATCGGGCCGTGTGTCTGCTACCAGCTTCCTGGCCGGAAATGAGGAAGTCAAGCTGGCACTGCATACTGAGTGGACTGAGAGCTTCAGATCACTTTTTCAG ctgCTACGAGCTCGCCACTGCCCATACTTCTATGTGTGTGCTAACACTTTTACGTGCCTATTCCGCGCCGCGGGTCTGTGTGGTGTGTCAGAGCCCTGCGCGCTCATCAGCCCTACCACGAGGGGCTTCAGGCAGACGCTGCGACAAGAAG ACGTAGAATTCACAATGCCCCTCCGCCCGGACAAAAAGCGGCTAAATACATCAGACGAAGACCGGCCAAAGAACTCCTCGTTCGATAGCTGCTACGAAACGATGGACGACACTAATGTGAAACAAGAGGTTCAAGAGGAGGGGTCGGGGGACGAGGATCCTGATGCGTTCCTGTCGCAGCTGGGACTGGAGACAGCTATGCTGAATAGGATTAATAACCAGCAG GCGCGCATCGTCCACACCGCCGAGAGCAGCGTAGACAGCGCGGCCGAGTCGCTCGTGTTCGCGCGCGGCGCCGACGCCCAGGCGCTGTTCAACTTCCTGCTCAACTGCAAGAGCATTATCGCGGCCACCGGCCCGCTCGCCGGCGTGCCGCCTACGTTGTTAGCGCCTACTGCGTTCCATGGGGGGACGCTACAGTCGCTAAAC GTCCGCGAAAGTGTCCTACACTCGGACAACAAGAAGTACTTCTCCATCGAGCTGCGAGGGCCCATCCTGCCGACCACCGTCCACTCCCTGTTCGACGTTCTGAAGTACTCCGGCGCGCAGTTCAGCGCCACGTTCGCGCATCATTCGCCGACTGTGGCTTTCTCGTGGGCGGCCAAGGGCATCGCACAAG ATGAGTCCTCAAAGGAGAATGAGCCCAACCACTTTGCCAAAGCCTTCAACAAGGAGAACTTATCAGACTGCGGGATCAGTGAAGAGATGCTCCAGCATTTCTGTTCCTCGGACCCGAGCATGGTCAAGCCGCTGGACAGCGTCAAGTACAACGCCGAAGACAATACGTACACGTGGTGA